From a region of the Helianthus annuus cultivar XRQ/B chromosome 5, HanXRQr2.0-SUNRISE, whole genome shotgun sequence genome:
- the LOC110942979 gene encoding protein FAR1-RELATED SEQUENCE 5-like yields the protein MAAVEPLGTAGDEPTPAMAMAAVMVVERERNRGMASSGSSTNNGAIIVDALMVLTMMTDMNASMRDITSHVYITTDGTKFWKPLVSPEYTPTIGMVFDTWSDVENMYKYYAERSGFSVRLGAMKKNGTVVTHRDLRSFIGKKDAQMVVDTLKARMINLPNFFFECVVVDGELRSLFWADDVSKCNYEAFGDVLGFDATYHTNQYNMIFVLFTGVDHHKKCVTFGAGLLYDETIGSYTWLLTTFLKAHNNKQPTLVLTDQDAAMKQAVSGVFNKSIHRLCMWHIVRKIPAKIAGDVLENIDLRAAIHKLVWNLFITPEEFEERWNLLMEGLHLKENNWLNEMYEIRDQWVPCYFRDVHMCCLMKTTSRCESLNSLFKTNSSGINTLVQFLMYFDTAIDGQRYTQRRLEFESNTIAPSMPKNVPIERHASELYTHTLFLEVQKEIYRGMTFCYIASKTPELDGVKIYTIVHTNRQYKDINEFEVSFDIRDRSVSCSCMGYTRLGYLCRHAFCVYRYNQVDEIPVQYQPGRWKRDILPRRVFSMSNRYSADTDAESVIRNEIFDLVIECTDRLRRNIGKLSELSGEIKEIRNRVFREFPTEPACNKTSAVISDLLKQPEDMEVSINPPQGIRNKGCGTNHRLIDPGEKVVVNSAKTTRLCGKCKKYVNDHDSRNCEKVRAAKEAAPAAAKAAKAGNVAVLEDSCHVGVVDLSNGDTSVGPSSRICTRATRRSTRRSTIRSSEPFEE from the exons ATGGCGGCAGTAGAACCGTTGGGGACGGCCGGCGACGAACCGACGCCGGCGATGGCGATGGCGGCGGTAATGGTGGTTGAAAGAGAGAGAAACAGGG GTATGGCTTCATCCGGCAGTTCTACAAACAATGGTGCAATTATTGTTGACGCATTAATGGTTCTAACAATGATGACGGACATGAACGCATCGATGA GAGATATAACCAGCCATGTATACATAACAACTGATGGAACAAAGTTCTGGAAACCTTTGGTGTCTCCTGAATATACACCTACTATCGGAATGGTTTTTGACACATGGAGCGACGTTGAGAATATGTACAAGTATTATGCTGAGAGGTCTGGGTTTTCTGTACGTTTGGGTGCCATGAAGAAAAATGGAACTGTTGTTACACATAG AGATCTACGGTCTTTTATCGGCAAGAAGGATGCACAAATGGTTGTTGATACGTTAAAAGCCCGTATGATAAATCTGCCAAATTTCTTTTTTGAATGTGTGGTGGTTGACGGTGAGTTAAGATCATTGTTCTGGGCTGATGACGTATCCAAATGCAATTACGAAGCCTTCGGAGATGTGTTAGGTTTTGATGCAACATATCATACGAATCA gTATAACATGATATTTGTTCTGTTTACCGGTGTCGATCACCATAAAAAGTGTGTCACCTTTGGTGCTGGGCTATTATACGATGAAACAATTGGTTCTTACACGTGGTTGCTTACCACATTCCTTAAAGCTCATAACAATAAGCAACCAACGTTGGTGTTGACCGATCAGGATGCTGCGATGAAACAAGCAGTTTCTGGTGTATTCAATAAATCTATTCACCGACTGTGTATGTGGCATATTGTAAGGAAAATTCCTGCAAAG ATTGCAGGTGATGTATTGGAAAATATAGACTTGAGAGCTGCTATACATAAGCTGGTTTGGAATTTGTTTATCACACCTGAAGAATTTGAAGAAAGATGGAATTTGCTTATGGAAGGGTTACACTTGAAAGAAAATAATTGGCTGAACGAGATGTATGAGATTAGGGATCAATGGGTTCCGTGCTATTTTAGGGATGTGCACATGTGTTGTctaatgaaaaccacctcgaggtGTGAGAGTTTGAATTCCTTGTTTAAAACAAATTCTAGTGGAATAAACACGCTCGTGCAATTCTTGATGTATTTCGACACAGCAATTGATGGGCAACGGTACACTCAACGCAGATTGGAGTTCGAAAGTAACACAATAGCACCATCAATGCCGAAGAATGTGCCTATCGAAAGACATGCCTCGGAGTTATATACACATACGCTGTTTTTGGAGGTGCAAAAAGAGATATACAGAGGCATGACATTCTGCTATATTGCTTCAAAAACCCCAGAACTTGATGGGGTAAAAATTTATACCATTGTTCATACTAACAGGCAGTACAAAGATATTAATGAATTTGAG GTCAGTTTTGATATACGTGATAGATCGGTTTCATGTTCGTGTATGGGTTATACGCGCCTTGGCTATTTGTGTAGGCATGCCTTTTGCGTGTATAGATACAACCAGGTTGATGAAATTCCCGTTCAGTATCAACCTGGTAGATGGAAACGAGACATATTGCCAAGGAGGGTTTTTAGCATGTCGAATAGGTATTCTGCCGATACAGACGCGGAATCTGTAATCCGGAATGAGATTTTTGATTTGGTCATTGAGTGTACTGATCGTTTAAGGCGTAATATTGGTAAACTTTCTGAGTTGTCTGGTGAAATTAAAGAAATTAGGAACCGTGTGTTTCGTGAATTCCCGACCGAACCGGCGTGTAACAAGACATCAGCTGTGATCAGTGACCTTCTCAAACAACCTGAAGATATGGAAGTCTCAATAAATCCGCCACAAGGCATCCGGAACAAAGGGTGCGGTACCAACCATCGACTCATTGATCCCGGGGAAAAGGTTGTTGTTAATAGTGCTAAAACTACTAGGCTGTGTGGAAAATGCAAGAAATACGTTAATGATCATGACTCACGTAATTGTGAAAAAGTTCGGGCTGCCAAAGAAGCCGCGCCTGCTGCTGCAAAAGCTGCTAAAGCTGGTAATGTTGCTGTTCTAGAAGATTCATGTCACGTTGGTGTCGTTGATTTGTCTAACGGTGATACATCTGTTGGACCATCGTCTCGCATTTGTACTCGGGCCACTAGAAGATCCACTAGAAGATCTACCATACGTTCGTCCGAGCCGTTTGAAGAGTGA